One Phaseolus vulgaris cultivar G19833 chromosome 2, P. vulgaris v2.0, whole genome shotgun sequence DNA window includes the following coding sequences:
- the LOC137812506 gene encoding protein DOG1-like 4: MSVFPCSCNQTSEKGNPGGDTESFHHFFEGWISEQNQHLKDLLVVGEELQSVKDKVVEHYESYYKTKSRCAKQDVLAMLSPTWTSSLEDAFLWIGGWRPSMAFHLLYSKSGLQFEARLQELVQGLRTHDLGDLSASQISQLDEMQKRVILEERQITDLMAGHQETVADASMVELSHVASEMIRANERGEVEESKEFEDKVESTLVQKEEGLEKILQKADELRLGTLKAIVNVLTPKQAIHFLIAAAELHLRLHEWGKKIDARKENHGTGEGKNYNSSI; encoded by the coding sequence ATGTCTGTGTTTCCTTGCAGTTGCAACCAAACCTCTGAAAAGGGTAACCCTGGTGGTGACACTGAAAGCTTTCACCACTTTTTTGAGGGCTGGATTTCTGAGCAAAACCAACATCTGAAGGACCTTTTAGTTGTTGGTGAGGAACTTCAGTCAGTGAAAGATAAGGTGGTTGAGCATTATGAGTCTTACTACAAGACCAAGTCAAGGTGTGCAAAGCAAGATGTGTTGGCCATGTTGTCTCCAACATGGACGAGTTCCTTGGAAGATGCTTTTCTTTGGATTGGTGGATGGAGACCAAGCATGGCCTTTCACTTGCTATATTCCAAGTCTGGTTTGCAATTTGAGGCCAGACTCCAAGAATTGGTCCAAGGGCTGAGAACTCATGACTTGGGAGACTTGTCAGCATCCCAAATATCTCAGCTTGATGAGATGCAAAAGAGGGTCATCTTGGAGGAGAGGCAGATCACAGATTTGATGGCAGGTCACCAGGAGACGGTGGCTGATGCCTCAATGGTGGAGTTGTCTCATGTGGCTTCTGAGATGATTAGAGCCAATGAAAGAGGAGAGGTTGAGGAGAGTAAAGAATTTGAGGACAAGGTTGAATCAACCCTGGTGCAAAAGGAAGAGGGTTTGGAGAAGATCCTGCAGAAAGCTGATGAACTTAGGTTGGGAACACTGAAGGCTATTGTTAATGTTCTGACTCCAAAACAGGCCATTCACTTCTTGATTgctgctgcagaactgcacctgAGGCTACATGAGTGGGGAAAGAAGATAGATGCCAGAAAGGAAAATCATGGTACTGGTGAGGGTAAAAACTATAATTCATCAATTTGA